The genomic region AGGTGCGGCTACACGGTCACCGGGTCGGCGAGCTCCAGTTCCTTCAAGGTGGGTCCGAGTTCATCTACGACGACGACCTCTCCTCCCCCGACCACCGAGTTCTCGGCCAGATCTTCGAAGATGATCCCCGATCGGTCCGGCGCGCGCGGGTCGGCCTGCCGCCCTGGTTCGCCAACCTGTTGCCCGAGGGGGCACTGCGTCGTCAGATCATCCGTGAACTTGGAGGCGGCAGAATAGGCGACTTCACCCTGCTACTCAGAGTGGGCAGCAACCTGCCGGGGGCCGTGACCGTCCACGCCGACCGTGAGCCGAAGGACGATTTCCTGCCGGCGGCAGCGGAGCAGATCGACCACCCACTACGACACTCGCTGGCCGGTGTCCAGCTCAAGTACTCGATCTCGACGGACCGACTTGCCGTGCCAGTGAGCGGGCAGGGCGGTTGGTGGATCGTGAAGCTGCCCGACCAGGGTTTGCTTGAGCTGCCCACCAACGAGTATCTGACGATGAGCTGGCTGGCGGCAGCCGGGTTCCCGGTGCCCGCGGTGCATCTCCTACGAGCGGATGAGGTCAAGGGCTTACCCGATGGCCTGGTCCGCCCGGCCGATTTCGTCTACGTGATCCAACGGTTCGACCGCGCCCCCGGGGAACGCATCCATGTGGAGGACTTCGCCCAGGTCGCGGATGTCGAGCCCATGTTCAAGTACAGCGAGTCGGGTGCCTCGTACGACAGCCTCGCCGCAGCGATCCGGCAGCTGACCGGGGACGACGGGTACCACGATTTCATAGCTCGCCTCGTCGCTCTCCTGGTGGTCGGCAATACGGACGGCCATCTCAAGAATTGGGCCATCAGGTATGCGGACGGACGGACTCCTCACCTCGCCCCTGTTTACGACTTCCACTCCCTGTCTGTTTACTCCACCTATCGCTGGGCACCGTTGGCACTCAGCCTGGACTCGGAGACGGTCCCAAGCGCCATCACCGGCGATAACTTCCGGCGTCTGGCAGAGCGGGCTGGAGCGGACCCGGAGCAGACCTTCGACACGGTGGCACAGACCGTGGCCCGGCTGCGTACGGCGTGGACCACGACGGTGGCAGAAGAGGCTCGGGCACGATTCGACGCTTTGGCGGACCACTACACCCGGCGGCTCGACACGCTGCCGATCTGCAGCTCAGACGGCTGATTCACGCTTACGCCCGGGCCGTTACGGCACGGCGATATGCGCGCAGCAGGTGCGACACTCGGATCGTTCTCCGTTAGTTCCGCCTGCAGCACGGGTGCTGTCAGGCCGGGTCGGAGCCAGGGGGCAGGATGGCGGGTGTGGACCAACACGACATGCTGCTCTCCCCTGCCGGTGTCGACGCGCTGCGCAGCGCGCTGACCCGCGCCGGGTTCACCAGCGACGGCATCGCCGGCCGGCTCGGCGCGCAGGCCACCGGCTCGGTCGCGCGCAACGACTACCGGGCCGCCCTGCGCGCCACCGAGGACCGCGATCCGCTCGCCACCCTGATCCGGGTGTTCATCTGCGACCAGACCGAGTCGGAGCCGACGGTGGCCGCGGCGCTGGCGCCGTTGACAGTGGCCGAGGCGCTCGCCGGTGGGCTTGTCGAGCGGCACGGTGACGGCCTGCGCGCCGGTGTCGACCTGGAGCCGTACGGCGAGGACTGGTGGGTGCTCGCCGACGTGCCGGGCAGCGCCCGACCGGGACAGCCACTGCATGCCGAGCACGTGCTCGGCATCGGCGGGGCCACACAGACCCTGATCGGCGCCACGGTGCGCCGCCCTGTCGACACCGCGCTCGACCTGGGCACCGGCTCCGGCGTGCA from Micromonospora profundi harbors:
- a CDS encoding type II toxin-antitoxin system HipA family toxin, coding for MVATTAEVRLHGHRVGELQFLQGGSEFIYDDDLSSPDHRVLGQIFEDDPRSVRRARVGLPPWFANLLPEGALRRQIIRELGGGRIGDFTLLLRVGSNLPGAVTVHADREPKDDFLPAAAEQIDHPLRHSLAGVQLKYSISTDRLAVPVSGQGGWWIVKLPDQGLLELPTNEYLTMSWLAAAGFPVPAVHLLRADEVKGLPDGLVRPADFVYVIQRFDRAPGERIHVEDFAQVADVEPMFKYSESGASYDSLAAAIRQLTGDDGYHDFIARLVALLVVGNTDGHLKNWAIRYADGRTPHLAPVYDFHSLSVYSTYRWAPLALSLDSETVPSAITGDNFRRLAERAGADPEQTFDTVAQTVARLRTAWTTTVAEEARARFDALADHYTRRLDTLPICSSDG